Genomic segment of Acidobacteriota bacterium:
GACTGTGACCATCCCGTCGGAAGTGACTTCCCCTACGATTTCCGCATCGAGATCCCACTTCCTGAATATTTCCAGGACATTGTCTTCCTTTCCCTTCCTGGCGACAAGCAGCATCCTCTCCTGGGATTCAGAGAGCATGATCTCATATGGGATCATCCCTTCCTCTCTCCTCGGAACTTTATCGAGATCTATGAGGATGCCGCTTCTTCCGCGGCTTGCCATCTCGAAGGTAGAGCAAGTCAGTCCTGCCGCACCCATGTCCTGGATTCCGACAATGCAGTCCGTCTTCATCAATTCAAGGCAGGCCTCGAGAAGTAGCTTTTCGGTAAAGGGGTCACCGACCTGCACAGTCGGCCTCTTCTTTTCTGCCTCTTCTCCGAATTCCGCCGAAGCAAGCAGTGATGCTCCGTGTATCCCATCCCTTCCAGTCTTTGAGCCGACATAGATGACAGGGTTTCCTGCCCCGGATGCCCTGCCAAAGAAGATCCTATCTTTCCTTGCGATTCCCAGGTTGAAGACGTTGACGAGAATGTTGCCGTTATAACAGTCATTGAATGAGATTTCTCCCCCTACGGTTGGAACGCCGATGCAGTTGCCATATCCTCCGATCCCTGCGATGACACCCGACAGGAGATATCTCGTCCTGGGATGCGAGAATGAGCCGAATCGCAGGGAGTTCATCGAGGCTATTGGCCTCGCTCCCATGGTAAAGATATCCCTAAGGATGCCGCCGACCCCGGTCGCCGCTCCCTGATAGGGCTCGATGAATGAGGGATGGTTGTGGCTTTCCATCTTGAAGACAGCCGTCAGGCCCTCTCCGATATCAACTATCCCGGCATTCTCCCCAGGACCCTGGAGAACATGCGGAGCCTTCGTCGGGAACTTCTTCAGGTGCACTCTCGAGCTCTTGTAAGAGCAGTGCTCGGACCACATGACGCAAAAGATGCCGAGCTCCGTATAGGAGGGATTCCTGCCGCAGATCTCCAGCATCTTCACGTATTCCTGATCTGTGATCCCGTGCTGATCAGATAGTGTTTTCGTTACTTCCGGTTCCTCCTTCATCCCTTATCCCTCGCTTTATGATTTCCCATCAATTTGGAACCCTTAGTCATTGCCCGACACTTGCCGAGAGCAACTGAGCAAACTCCTCACAATTTTCTCCAATCCTATTATGAAGATTGTTGAATACCTTCGAGATGGTTGACGATTGACTGGAAGATCAGACGTCCATCAATGTTGCCGAGAATTGCTTCCGAACATCTTTCGGGATGAGGCATCATCCCCAGGATGTTCCTCTTCTCGTTGCATATTCCGGCGATGGCCTCGATGGCACCATTGTAATTTGCCTCGTCCTTGGCGTTTCCATCACGGTCGCAGTAACGGAATATCACGCGTCCTTCCCCGTTCAACATCCTTAACGTCTCATCATCTGCAAAGTAGTTCCCTTCCATATGCGCAATCGGAATCCTGAATCTGTCCCCTACATTGAAGAGACCGGTAAATGGTGTCTGTTTGTTTTCGACTCGCAGGTAAACGTCCCGGCATATGAACTGGAGATTCCTATTCCGAAGCATGGCTCCGGGTAGAAGTCCCGCCTCAAGGAGTATCTGGAACCCGTTGCAGATGCCGATGACTGGACCACCTTTTTTAGCGAATTCCATCACTTCCCGCATCACAGGGGAAAATTTGGCGATGGCTCCGCACCGGAGATAATCTCCGTAGGAGAATCCACCGGGAAGTATGATGCAGCTATAAGGGGAGAGATCGACATCCTTGTG
This window contains:
- the purQ gene encoding phosphoribosylformylglycinamidine synthase subunit PurQ: MKFGIVVFPGSNCDHDTYHVLKHELHVDVEFLWHKDVDLSPYSCIILPGGFSYGDYLRCGAIAKFSPVMREVMEFAKKGGPVIGICNGFQILLEAGLLPGAMLRNRNLQFICRDVYLRVENKQTPFTGLFNVGDRFRIPIAHMEGNYFADDETLRMLNGEGRVIFRYCDRDGNAKDEANYNGAIEAIAGICNEKRNILGMMPHPERCSEAILGNIDGRLIFQSIVNHLEGIQQSS